tggaacagtggttctcaaactgcaGCCTCCTGGGCACCCCTGGAGGCCTTCCGAAAACCCGGAGGGGCCTGGGGTGAGCCTGGGCGTCAGCCTCGGGGACAGTCTCCCTGGTGAGACTGCTGGCCCTGGTCCCCCAACTTGGGGAAGCTTTCCCAGCAAGTCTCCCCAGCAGGGACCCCCGCCAGCTGCACCCAGGGGCCCTGGCAGCCAGatgctggtgggggcgggggcggggggtggatgGTGCTGTCTCTCCCACGGGCAGAGCCGTACACGTGGGCTGAGCTCAGGGCAGAagggccccagccccactcacCTGGTCCTTCTTCACTTTGATCTTCGCGGGGACAGGCACGTAGGTGCtgtggagggagagagcagaCGGTCAATGTGGGGAGCAGCCGGGCTGCCTGCAGGCAGCTCTGGGGGTGCCTGGGGAGGGAAGCCCGGCCAGGCTCTCTCTGGGACAGCACCTCCCTGCCGCAGCCCTGCAGTGGCCCGTGACAGACACCAGAGGGCGACCTTGGCTCACTCGAGGACCTGCTGCTGCTTTCTGTGCCTCCTCCCAGGAAGGATAAAAAGGGGCACTTGCTCCAAGCCTCCCCCCCTGACCCCCACAGCCTGAGGGAGCACGTGGAGGCCAGAGCACCTACCGCCCTGTTGGGGTGCTGGTCGGTGAGGCCTACGCCACCTCCCTCTCACCTGTGAAGGTCTGGGTGCCTCCAAGATGAAGGCCACCTGGCTTCGCCCCAGACCTAACTCAGGTGCAACTTGGGCTCCCTGGGACCAGGAGGAAGGACAGGGCCCTGACCCCAGGCCACTGGGGTCTCCCCCGTCAGAACCCTTCTCCTGAAGGCACAGCCCCCTCCCGTGTCCTGCACCCGTCTTCACTGGGCCTCACGCCAGGAGGCTCTGGCCATCTGGACACTGAAGTCACTTCCCCAGGCACAGGTACAGCCTTAGGGAGCGGACCAGGTGGGCACCATGCCTGGCCACCCCTCAGGGTCCTCCCTGGCAGAGGGAGGCGGATAACCACTAGAGGTAGATAACCACTAACCAAATAACCATTTGGGCAGACAGCACGCAGCCGTGCCTGGTGCGGAGGAGATGCCCGGAAGGCGTGAGCTCCCCACTCTCAAGGCAGCGCATGATGGAGGACTCACGCCAGTGCCCACCCACTCACTCAGCGCcccatctcccctctctccccaccccatccaggGCCACTTCTAGTTCGAGAAGCAGGTAGCACtgcagagagggggtgggagtaAGGTGAGCCGAGGCCCCTCCCGGCGGGCCCTTCCCCAGGAGTTGCCAGGGTTCCTGGGAAGCACCCCAGGCTGGCCCACTTGCGGgtcaggaggagggaaaaggccGAAATCCGGGGTGTGTTCAGAGTAATGGGAGGCAAGGGAGCAGGGAGCATGGGGGGTCAGAGGTGCCCTGCAGGGCTGGTGCCACCCAGGAGGACGTGTGCAGAGAGACGCATTTCGGGGACAGGAGCAGTGTGAGCcgggctgtggggcagggagcagcatggtggggggcggtgctgggGGCACCCACATGGTGAGGAGGGTCAGTGAGGGGCCAGGCAATGGACCCCGCccccctgccacccaggcacTTACTGGGAGATGGTGCCCGTGGTGGTGGCACTGACCACCCACTCCAGGTCAAGGATCTTGAAGGGCACCAGGACCATGCTGacgttgtgggccagctccctgAAGCTCTCGGGGTACATGAGGTGGTGGGTGGTCTTGCTCCCCACGTCGACCTCAAACCCTGCGGTGGGGGCCTTGTTCAtcctgggaggagaagggagagaggacacCTGTCGTATCACACGGTCACCGACCCCAGGGGCCAGCTGTGACCTCAGGCCAGGGCCCTCCTCCcaccagtgtcctcatctgtccagaggagacagttacctcaCAGCTCAAaagatttgttgttttttttttctcttttacgaTCTCAAGCAAGCTTAACCTTCACCACCACTGATGACCTACTAAGTGCAAGCGCTGCCATGGCCAAGTGACACACCTCATTGAACTGTACGATGCCATGCCTGGCAGGGGTTTCACCATCAAGGAGACCTGAGCACACAGAGTCTGTCCCAGGACACAGAGCTACCAAGTGTCAGCCTTGAACTTGAGTCTGTCTGACACTGAACCTGACTCTGTCCCCCTCGCCGTGGACGTCCCCGTTGACCTCCAGGTGTACACTGAGGCTCCGAGAACAGCAATTACAAGAAACCCAGAAGAgaccgggcgggggggggggcactcctTCCTGGAATATCTATTTCACTTGGTggcaggaaaatatattttacattaaaagcGTATAGTTatagtgttgggaaccaccctacctggtttcagaagctgtaaccccctgtggctaaggctgagtaaaggaccttgggaccgtaagccacttaggagacaaagtttatcttccttgtaggggcaccacctctgccccttttctcttcaccctgcttggccccaggtggatgactggttagccaatgacaggtaagattcctcaagggagggatgacctaagacaggcacaatcgcaaaggggccctcagggaaggacttggggggctatagaaaaagggggtgatggaaccaccacccctcagctttgacagagcctgagtcctcactccgtctgcaagaagtctcctaatctcttggctgccttacttccctgcctgacttaagcctgaaacaatgctggaggtgggtgtggccctgtgctggaaagggcgggttccccagggcaatcaggcctaagaaagaatgcataaaatcttgtgaaacctgctttgctaatacacTCAATTAAAATGGTATGGgaccaagcatgaaatgagtttgttccccaaagttctATGTCCCTTTAACTCCTTTAACTAtgtgaccctgactcagaataaacgctcagagttctctgaatgttatctattatttaatcatttctgcctgacaatgattgatgaactttgTTCCTgtacaaattgaacccaataaaagctcatcAAGGAAAGGGtcaaggcactctccccttgagagagaggcctcgctgtccctttccctccacaggactcggcagTCCAcgtgaatttgtctcgtctcatcccTAATGCCACGGACCCCAGGAGCCGGGATCCATGTCACTACAGTACAGCCTACATTGCAAAATGGGAACCATTGTAAAGATCAAAGGAGAATCTTCACGCCAATCCTGCTGTCTCGCCAGAACTCTCGGGGCCAAGCCCCCAGCCCGCCGgtcctccctgcctccagagGGGCCCCGTGAGTCTGCCTCCATCCTGCCGTGCACAGGGGATGgggagcctgaggcccagagggggccCTGCGCAAGGGGCTGGCGCTCACCTCAGCACGAAGTCGTGACCGTCTATCTGGGACCCGTACTCGGACCCCCGCAGGTTGCCCGAGTTGCCCACGACAGCGCAGCGCCGGCAGCCCTGCGACTTCTTCTGCAGCAGGGGGTCCACGTTCCCCGGCACCACTCGGAAAAGCATCTTGAGGGTGTCGTTCAAGTCGCTGGGGCGCTTCTCCCGCTGGAGCTTCTGTGGGCGGAGGACCGAAGGTCACAGGTCGGCCTGGCTGTGCTGCCCCTGGCCGGGGGGGGCGGGAGAGGCTGGGGGGGTGCTCCACCACTCATCCAGTGGCAGATGAGTAGATGGAACAATGCGGACTACACATACAGTGGAGTATCATTCCGTCCAAAAAGAAGGAGCTTCTGATGCAAGCTGCGGCATGAGTGGGCCTTGGAGACACGCTCAGTGcagtaagccagacacagaaggacagggAGTGCGAGAGTCTACTCACAGGAGGTCCCTAGAGCAGTCAAGTTCATGGACAGGAGTGGAACGGTGatggccgggggctgggggaggggaagtagGGACAGGGCATTGGGCGATGATGCCAGGTCTAGATAGTGGTGCTGCTTACGTGGCCATGTGAACGTACTGAAAGCCACTGACAAGTACACTGACAAATGGTTGAGGTGATAAATATGATTGTGTCACAATAGGAGAAAAGCGATAATCCAGGATTAAATACCTGCTTCTGATAAGACCTCGCGGGGCAGCTCCGAGCTCCGGAGTGGGTCACCACCCAGGGTCACCCCACCGTGCGGGTCCTGACccagctgggctgggccgggccccaCATCCTGCCCGTCCAACAGGCTCCCAGGCCAtggggcagctgctgctggtgcGGGGACCACACTCCGAAAACCCCTGGGGTAGTGGCCCCAGCGGAGGTCCCCACCAGGAAGGGCCCCTGTGCACCCCAACATTGCAAAGTGCTCAGGCCATAAAGCCCTCACAGCGCCCTCTGCTCTGGCTTATCTATAGCGGATCCTCAGTGAGTAGTTTTGGAGTGAACCAACGAGTGAaggaatgatgaagatcatgactTTTGCAAAGAGCCCAGCGGGGCCCCAGGGGTGTGCCCGGGCACCGGGGACCCCGCTCGCCCCGGCCCCCGCGCTGCCCCAGCTCTCACCAGCCACCAGCTGTAGGTGCTGTCCTCCAAGAGCGCGTTCTGCGCCGTCAGCAGCGGCTGCACGGACCAGTTGAAGCGCTCGTCGAACCAGGGCGAGACCCCGCGCTGGCTGAGGCAGCGGGCGCAGGTGCAGGGCCGGTGCGAGTAGGTCATCAGCTTCTTGAAGTTCTCCGAGAGCTCGATGACGATCTGCTTGGGGAACCAGGAGGTGGTCACCGCGTTGTGGGAGTAATTcaggaggaaggaggtgaggaagatGAAGAGGACCAGGAGGGTGAGCACTTTGAGGGTCCTTCTCCTTATGGCCGCCATGCCTGCTGTCCTGAGGAGGGCTCCCAGGGATGGGTGGGAGGAAATCACGCCTAACTGAGGAGGGACCTGGAAGAAAAACCCCAGAGATGGGGGCTCGACCCCGAGGCCGGGCGGGAACTCCCGGGGGGCCTCAAGCCCTGCTCCGGCCGACTTCCCTTCGTCTTGCTGACGGCCACCCTGGTGCACCGGACTTCACCCCGTGACACCCAAAGGCTACGTGGACCAATCAGGGTGGGATGACTCTTCTTGCACAAAATTGGTCTCTTCCGGAAACAGAGCCGCCTGCTGGGCCAGCAAACCTCAGGCCGCCGGTCCTGTGTCCTGAGGCACCACCGTTCATCAAGCTCAGCACCCGTGGTTCCCTTCCCCGTCCAAAGGGGTTCAGGGGTAAGTAATTAATCTCGGTGACGGTGTCGGGTCCCTCGGGGGCCAGGACCCGGAAGGAAGGTTCTCGGTGCAGGACGGGAGGAGGCTGTCTTTGTCACTGTCCCTGGGAGAGGATGGTGTGTGATGGCCCTTAATTAGAACTCCCTGCCCACGCTGGCTCCCGAGAGGTGGCGGTCGGGCAGGCAGTGGGCTGGAGGCAGGCACGGGGGGCTGTCTGTCATCTgcacagagaaggagggagaaaacagGATGAAATTCTATTCCcgtgttattaaaaaaaaaaaaaaccctctgtccccacctcctccaggacgAATTCTATTACCTTCTGCTCTGCGGTCAAGCCGGTGTGGCGGGTGACCACGAGGGATTTTTTTTATACACGGAGCCTTGGTGTGTGAACGTACACACCGAGACGTCAAGGCCCATTCTGGGAGGTCGGCGAGGGGCACCGGGGTGTCTCGCCCATCTTCCCCAGTGCAGTTCAGCGTTCAACCCGACTTTGGGACCTGAGTCAGTGACGCGGTCGCAGGGGCTGCTGAggacccccctcccacccccgactCTGTTTGGATCCCAGTGCCAACAGCATAAAAGGTGTGCTGAGGGGCTCGTCCTGGCTTCCGTGCACCCTGGCGTTCAGGCTCCACCACGTATCCTTGGCCCCATAGAGGGGACTGTAGATGGCCCAAGTTCAAGTTCAAGTTCTGGTTCATAGCCCTTCCTGGCCCTCAGTGTCCTCTTCGGTAAAGTGGGGTAATGCCGCATCCGCTTACAGGATGGTTAGGAAGATACGATAAAATGACAGCTGCTGAGCTTCTGGTATCTAATCAGGCAATTGATCGGccttagttttcctttttcaacCAGCGAATATTCTTGGACGACCCACTAAGAGCCAGACACGATGGCATGTTCTTCACACAAGTCTGTGCACTCAGATAATCCTCAGAGCCTACTGCCAGCTGAGAAGTGGGGGTTTCCCACGTTGCcgggggaaggaggagcaggcCTGAATCCAGACCCACAGTCCCCTGACTGCGTGGACCTGGAGGGGCCGGGGGCCCGGGGTCAGGGATGGGGCTCTGCTGACCCTGGTGCCCCAGGGAGGCACCCCTGTCTGTTAACCAGTCTCCGGGGGGCAGAGTGGGAGGGGTATAAAGAACGGGGAGCATCCGTAGTCAAAGGAAGCAACCACAGGCCCCCAGACCTCCCGGTGTTGTCCAGCTTCTGCAGAGAAAGCTGTGGCCACACCTTTGCCCTTGACCGTGAAGGAGCCCTTTGGGTCTTTGCTTGGACTGTGCCCCCATCGCTACTTGTCTGATCAAGTCTCCCCCATCCTCAGCCTGTGGATCGTCAATAAGCGGGTACATGTCCTTCCAGGACAGTGACACTGGAAGGAACAGCGACCACcttcagggagacagagaggccgCTCGGGAATGGTTACACACCCACAACGCCCGCCTGGAGACACCGGGGACCCCAGGTGTGTGGCGGCCCCTCCAGCTTCCTCGGCACCTCAGCTCAGCCGGCAGGGTCATCCTGATCTGCCTCCTGCTCCACTGTCCACTGTCCTGCCAATCTGGCttgcatgtggaatctaaggGTGACCACAGTCCTCCCTTCCCAgccatcccccagcccctccacccagaaGCAGCTCTGGGGCCAGGGGAACCTTCCCTGGCCGGCGGCTCCTTCCGCTTCACCCCGGCCGGCAGAGGGCTCCCACCCCTCTTACCCTGGAAGTCGGTCTGGGCATGAGAACGCGCCCTAACTCTATCCAATCACAGCGAAACCCCTGACTTCTGTCCAAAGGGCAGAACCTGTCCTTCGCTCTGGTCCGTCTGGTGTCTGGGTGTGGAAGTCGGGGCCGTGCCGGTCATTCTGCCTGCTCATGGAGGAGGGGTGGCCGGACGGGACCAGAGGGGTGCTGTTGAGTCCCTGCTCTAGCCGCCCCTGCAGCCGGCCCTCCATTTTGACCTCTCAGGGACATGAGATAATAAATCCCCTTTATTGTGTAAAGCAGGCTGCTTGCAACTGGAAGCAACACAACTGACCCACACAGGTCACACTCGCTCCTGCCTCTGGGCTCCCGCCCAGGCTGACCCCGCGGGCGGAAAGGCCGTCCCGCCCGGCTGGGTGCCCATGCATCCTTCAGGGCCGAGCGGGCACTGACACCCCGAGAAAGGCCCGCCCACGCCTGGCACGAGGAAGGGACTCTCGGGGTGTCCACAGCATCCggctccctcctgcctgccctgtttactttcctgtctccctccccccgGGCTGGGAGCTCCATGAGGATGGACACCCAGTCTCACTCACCGTGTCCCTGTCACCCGGCACACACACGCGGCATCAGGAAGGCAGGAGTGAGTGGAGGGAAAGGCAAGGGCTGACTCTTCAGATGCCCGAGCGAGAGCACAGACCCAGGGTCAGAGGTCGCCGCGTCACCCATTCGCTGTGTGACTCTGAACAAgctacctaacctctctgagccattCCTTGAACTGCCAAATGGGGCTGACAGTAGAGACTGGGCTCGCATCTGGGCGCTGCCCATCAAGCAAGATCTGTCCCTCCATCCGACTCACTCGCTGTGTGtttctgctgggccctgggctgggccggcACGGGGTTAGGGGGCTGAGATGCCTGATGAGTGATTCCGAGGCGGCAGAAAGGAGGCTGGTGTGCCTGATCGGCCTGGAGGGGAGGAGCAGGCACatgtggggaggggtggcgggTGAGAGCAGCATGCGCAGCTGTGGAAACCGTGCCCAAGACCAGGTTTTCTCCGAGTGACGCAGAGCCCGCTGGAGGGTCCGAGCAGAGCAGGGACAGGGTCTCACCACATTCGTCTTGGGGATGAGCGGGGCCCGTGGTGTTCTTCCTGACCTTGCACCCCAATGCCAAAGGCAGAGGCGAGTTCACTTCAATAAACGACATTGACCAAACAAGACTCTGGACGAGAGGAAAGGTTCCCCACCACGTTCCCGCTCCGTGTGAGATAACGAACGCGTCAGGTGACGCTAGCGGTAGCGTGAGACCGAGACCGAGActgagggctgggctgcagaGTCGGGGCAGGGGGCGGCGACACCCCCAACTCCCCGTCACCTAGCCCAGCCTGGGAGCCGCATTTCCTAGGTCACGGCACTCACTGGGCTCCCGCTTGCCAGCAGAGGCTCCTGGGCTGGTAACAATTAGTGCTTTTGAAAACGCCGGGAAAAAAAA
This DNA window, taken from Phyllostomus discolor isolate MPI-MPIP mPhyDis1 chromosome 7, mPhyDis1.pri.v3, whole genome shotgun sequence, encodes the following:
- the ST3GAL1 gene encoding CMP-N-acetylneuraminate-beta-galactosamide-alpha-2,3-sialyltransferase 1, with amino-acid sequence MAAIRRRTLKVLTLLVLFIFLTSFLLNYSHNAVTTSWFPKQIVIELSENFKKLMTYSHRPCTCARCLSQRGVSPWFDERFNWSVQPLLTAQNALLEDSTYSWWLKLQREKRPSDLNDTLKMLFRVVPGNVDPLLQKKSQGCRRCAVVGNSGNLRGSEYGSQIDGHDFVLRMNKAPTAGFEVDVGSKTTHHLMYPESFRELAHNVSMVLVPFKILDLEWVVSATTTGTISHTYVPVPAKIKVKKDQILIYHPAFMKYVFDSWLQGHGRYPSTGILSVIFSLHVCDEVDLYGFGADSKGNWHHYWENNPSAGAFRKTGVHDGDFESLVTATLASIDKVRIFKGR